Below is a window of Planococcus rifietoensis DNA.
ATATACATCGTCTTGCCCATTACTTGCGGCGAGATCAAATTGCCTTCCACCAACTGCACGACGGTCCACACAATCGCCAGTTTCACCAGCATGAACGGCGAAGTGACGAGTGCGATGATCGCAGCGGGCGTAATCGCTATAGCTGGACCGATATAAGGAACGATGCTTGTCACCATTGCCAGCGCGCCGAGCAGCAGTGCATAATCCATACCGATGATTAAAAAGCCGATGTAAACCATGACGCCAATACAGAAGGCGACGATGAGCTGGCCCTGGATATATGCCCCCAATTGCTTGTCTGCGTCCTTTAACACTTCTCTTGTATCATCCCGAAATCTTGGCGGCAGCAATTTCAGGAAATAGCCTGGAAGCTTGTCGCCGTCTTTCAATAGATAAAACAGGATGAACGGCACGATGACAATCGACAGGATGACGCCCGTAATGGTCGAAATCCAGCTGGTGACGCGAGCGATGATGCCCGTCACTGTCGCTTGTAGTGTATCCGCAATGCTGGTCGGCAAGGTGGCAATCAATGCTTCGATGTTGAAGCTCGAATCCCGGTAATAATCACCAACAAAGGAATTGCGCAAGAATTGGTCGATATTATTCAATAAGCGCATGAAATAATCCGGAAATTCTTCGATCAAGTTCTGAAACTGATCCCTTAAAAAGGGGAAAACAAGGACGCTCAACAACGTCAAGAGCCCGATGCCCCCGAGGAAGATAATGAGAATCCCCCAAATTCTCGGGATCTTGAACCGTTCCAGCAACCGCAGCACCGGACGCAGCAAGTAATACAAAATAAGCGCCAGGACGACCGGCAAGACAACCGTTTTCATGAATACATTGAGCGGATTGAAGATAAATGATACTTCCCTGAAGATGAACACGACAAGCCCG
It encodes the following:
- a CDS encoding AI-2E family transporter; this translates as MPPDDNRPPFFATNYIRFLGGRNTFFTLLILILIGLVVFIFREVSFIFNPLNVFMKTVVLPVVLALILYYLLRPVLRLLERFKIPRIWGILIIFLGGIGLLTLLSVLVFPFLRDQFQNLIEEFPDYFMRLLNNIDQFLRNSFVGDYYRDSSFNIEALIATLPTSIADTLQATVTGIIARVTSWISTITGVILSIVIVPFILFYLLKDGDKLPGYFLKLLPPRFRDDTREVLKDADKQLGAYIQGQLIVAFCIGVMVYIGFLIIGMDYALLLGALAMVTSIVPYIGPAIAITPAAIIALVTSPFMLVKLAIVWTVVQLVEGNLISPQVMGKTMYIHPVTIIFVLLTAGSLFGVVGVILGIPMYALLRVIVSHLYKLFKRRYNRYETNLDNQYDYTEL